Within Dysosmobacter sp. Marseille-Q4140, the genomic segment ACGGTGAAGATGTCCTTCGGTCAGAAGGGCGGACTGCTCTTCGCCTTTTTGAACGTTTTGCAGCTGCTGGGCTGGACCGCCATCATGATCTACGACGGGGCCCTGGCCATCGGCGGCATCTTCAACGTGGGCCGCTGGGTCTGGTGCCTGGTGATCGGCGGGCTCATCGTGGTGTGGATCCTGGTGGGCGTCACCAACCTGGGACTTCTCAACAAGATCGCCATGGCGGCGCTGCTCGTCCTGACGGTGGTGCTGTGCAGGGTGATCTTCTTCTCCGGCGCGCCGGCGGGCGGCGATCTGGGGGAGGCCATGACCTTCGGCGCCGCGGTGGAGCTGGCAGTGGCTATGCCCCTGAGCTGGCTGCCGCTGATCTCCGACTACACCCGGGAGGCGGAAAAGCCCGTCCGGGCCACCGTAGCCAGCGTGGTGGTGTACGGCCTGGTGTCCTGCTGGATGTACGTCATCGGCATGGGCGCCGCCATCTACACCGGCGAGTACGACATCGCCGCCATCATGGTGAAGGCAGGCCTTGGTATCGCGGCTTTGGTGATTCTGATTCTCTCCACCGTGACCACCACCTTCCTGGACGCCTGGTCCGCCGGCATTTCCGCCGAGTCCCTGTCCAAAAAGCTCAGCGGCAAGTGGACTGCCGTGGCGGTGACGGTGATCGGCGTGGCGGGGGCCATCCTCTTCCCCATGGACGACATCACCGATTTTCTCTATCTGATCGGCTCCGTGTTCGCCCCCATGATCGCCATTCAGATCGCCGACACCTTCCTTCTGCGGCAGGATCACTTCCGGCAGGATGTGGACGGGTGGAACCTGGGCATCTGGCTGGTGGGCTTCGCCGCCTATCGCCTGCTGATGCGGGCGGACATCCTCCTGGGCTATACCCTGGCGGACATGGTGCTGACGGTGGCGCTGTGTCTGGGGGTCCACGCCCTGCGCCGGACCCGGTCGGCTGTATGACCTTTATAAAGGAGAGCAGACAACGCCTTGGCGATGTCTGCTCCCCTTTTTGTCTGTTTTTTACAGAAAATAAAAAAAGCATTTGGAAAAATTTCTGCGGGTGGTCCAAAAAAATTTGCAGACAACGATTTCGGGTTGACTTTTTTCTGCCGCTCCCGTATGGTAAATATCACAAACACACGCCAACGAGAAAGGAGAAGGGATCATGCGTCAGGTTGCTACCGCTGCCCCCATGACCGCCGCAGCATTCGCTGGGGAGGCCTTCTCCTGCGCCCGTGCCAATGGCGCCTCCTGCGCCGCTCATACCGCCATCCTGCTGGACGCCATCATTATGGCGTCCATTATTGTTATTCTGGGGATTTTGTCCGTTTCCCTGCTGGGCCTGATTGGCCTGCTGCTGATTACCCTGGTAGTGCTGCTGGCGCTGCCCCGCCGTCCGAGAGACCGGCGTTCCCGTTTTCGCTGATACGTTCGTATACAGAGAAGGGGGCCCCGTCTTTCAGACGGAGCCCCCTTCTTTTTGTATAAAGCAAAGGAGAGAGAGGTCTGCATTATGGGTTTCATCAATTTCGTGTTGGCAATCAGCCCCATCGCATTCGTGCTGGTGGGCATCCTGGCGTTCAAAAAGCCCGCCATGAAGGTGGCGCCGCTGGCGCTGGTGTGGACGATGCTGCTGGCGTTCACGTATTTCAACATCAGCGGTCTGACCTTCCAGGAGAACGTCGTGGTCCTGGACGGCCTGTTGTGGAAGGGCATCAAGGAGGGCCTGAAGATCGTGGCCATGGTCTTTGGCGCCTTCGTCATCCTCAACACCCTCAAGCGCACCGGCGCCATTGAGGACGTGAAGAACACCGTGGCCCGGGTCAGCGGCCAGGACCGCCGGGTCCAGCTGATCGTGGTGGGCATGATGGTGCCCATCTTCCTGGAGGGCGCCGCCGGCGCCGGCGCCCCTGCCGCCATCGCCGCCCCCTTCCTGGTGGCTCTGGGCTTTGACCCCATCACCGCCATCGCCGTGGCCCTGCTGGGCGACGCCACTCCCTGCTCCTGGGGCGGCGCGGGATTGACCACCATCAACGGCGGCGCGGCCCTGGTGGAGGCCGGGATCTCCACCAACGCCCTCAACTCCGCCATGGTGGGCCGCATCCACATGTTCGGCGTGCTCATCATCCCCTTCCTGATGGTGGCGCTGGCCTTCGGCCGCAAGGGCTTCCGCAGCATCGTGCCCTATCTGTTCTACTCCGGCATCACCTCCGGCGCCATCATGTTCCTCATCAGCAACTTCGTGGGTCCGGAGATCACCTCCATGGGCACCGGCCTTCTGTCCATCCTGCTGAGCGTGGTCTATGTGAAGTTCGTGCCCATCAAGACGCCCGAGGAGTACCGCTACCAGTTCCACAAGGACGCCCGGCAGCAGTACAGCGCCTTCCGCGCCATGTCTCCCTACATCTACATGCTCATCATGCTGCCGGCGGTCCGCTATCTGGTCCCCATGTTCGTGGAAAACGGCTTCGCCCTGCTGTGCACCTTCGGCTACATCGTCTGGGTGGACGTGGTCATCTTCATCTGCGCCATTCTGGGCGCCCTGACCCTGCGGGTCAAGAAGGATGAGCTCTTCGAGGTCTTCCGCATGACCGCACGCAATGTGATGCCCGTGCTGATCACCATGGGCAGCCTGTTGGTCCTGGCCTACATCATGCAGGCCGAGAGCACCGGCATGATGAGCCTCATCGCCGGCGACATCGCCGCCCTGGCCGGCACCCTCTATCCCGCCGCCGCCGTGCTGATCGGCTCCCTGGGCTCCTTCATCACCGGCACGGGCCTGGGCTCCAACATCATGTTCGCCGGCATGCACACCGAGGCCGCGGCGACCCTGGGCATGAACCCCATCACCGTGTTCGCCGGGCAGAACGCCGGCGCCTCCCTGGGCAACCTGATCTGCCCCAACAACACCGTGGCCGCCTGCGCCACCGTGGGCGAGGTGGGCAACGAGAACAAGGTCATGCGCAAGACCCTGGTGGCCTTCGCCGTGATCCTGGTGGAGTACATGGTGCTTGCCATGCTCTACACTCTGGTCCTGTTCCCCAATTTCGGCATGTGATCCCGTCTGGAGACGGACCTCTCTCCGCCGATGCGGTCCGCGGTCCATCCCGGGGCCGCGGGCCGCGGAGGCATCAACGGAGAGCCGCCTCCTCTGTCTGATAAACCAACACAATTCAAGCGGCGCGGGGGACCGGACCGGTCCCCCGCCCAAACAGGAGGAAATGCGATATGAAAACGAGAAAAGTCGGCGTTGTGGGTCTGGGCCATGTGGGTGCCCACGTGGCGTACGCCCTGGCCGTCCAGGGCATCGCGGATGAGCTGGTGCTGGTGGATATGGACGCGAAGAAGGTGGCCAGCGAGTGCCAGGACCTGCGGGACGCCGCCGCGTACCTGCCCCACCGGGTCCATGTGGCCGTGGGCGACTTCGCGGACCTGGGCGACTGCGACGTCATCGTCAACTCCACCGGCAAGATCGACATTCTGCGGGCCAACCAGAACCGGGTGGACGAGATGGACTTCACCATCCGGGCCGTCCGGGGCTATGTGGACAAGATCAAGGCCAGCGGCTTTGACGGCGTGCTGGTGAACATCACCAACCCCTGCGACATCGTCACCCGGGAGCTGAGCCTGGGTCTGGGCCTGCCCAAGGGCCGGGTCTTCGGCACCGGCACGGGCCTGGACACCTCCCGCCTGCTCTCCGCCCTGGCCCGGCAGACCG encodes:
- a CDS encoding L-lactate dehydrogenase; the protein is MKTRKVGVVGLGHVGAHVAYALAVQGIADELVLVDMDAKKVASECQDLRDAAAYLPHRVHVAVGDFADLGDCDVIVNSTGKIDILRANQNRVDEMDFTIRAVRGYVDKIKASGFDGVLVNITNPCDIVTRELSLGLGLPKGRVFGTGTGLDTSRLLSALARQTGIDHKSITAYMLGEHGNDQFAPWSCVSFRGKPLADWAKTDEKFRFDGDALQKEAIGGGWVTFSGKFCTEYGIATTAARMVSIVLHDEKAIMPASAELCGEYGESGLFVGVPCVIGKNGVEEVVELPLTPEEQAKFHACCDGVRKNMEHLKEIP
- a CDS encoding L-lactate permease, encoding MGFINFVLAISPIAFVLVGILAFKKPAMKVAPLALVWTMLLAFTYFNISGLTFQENVVVLDGLLWKGIKEGLKIVAMVFGAFVILNTLKRTGAIEDVKNTVARVSGQDRRVQLIVVGMMVPIFLEGAAGAGAPAAIAAPFLVALGFDPITAIAVALLGDATPCSWGGAGLTTINGGAALVEAGISTNALNSAMVGRIHMFGVLIIPFLMVALAFGRKGFRSIVPYLFYSGITSGAIMFLISNFVGPEITSMGTGLLSILLSVVYVKFVPIKTPEEYRYQFHKDARQQYSAFRAMSPYIYMLIMLPAVRYLVPMFVENGFALLCTFGYIVWVDVVIFICAILGALTLRVKKDELFEVFRMTARNVMPVLITMGSLLVLAYIMQAESTGMMSLIAGDIAALAGTLYPAAAVLIGSLGSFITGTGLGSNIMFAGMHTEAAATLGMNPITVFAGQNAGASLGNLICPNNTVAACATVGEVGNENKVMRKTLVAFAVILVEYMVLAMLYTLVLFPNFGM
- the cytX gene encoding putative hydroxymethylpyrimidine transporter CytX, with product MKKTSTFQNALIWFGAGVSLAEILTGTYFAPLGMARGLAAVVVGHVIGCAMMLLAGLIGGRTGRSAMETVKMSFGQKGGLLFAFLNVLQLLGWTAIMIYDGALAIGGIFNVGRWVWCLVIGGLIVVWILVGVTNLGLLNKIAMAALLVLTVVLCRVIFFSGAPAGGDLGEAMTFGAAVELAVAMPLSWLPLISDYTREAEKPVRATVASVVVYGLVSCWMYVIGMGAAIYTGEYDIAAIMVKAGLGIAALVILILSTVTTTFLDAWSAGISAESLSKKLSGKWTAVAVTVIGVAGAILFPMDDITDFLYLIGSVFAPMIAIQIADTFLLRQDHFRQDVDGWNLGIWLVGFAAYRLLMRADILLGYTLADMVLTVALCLGVHALRRTRSAV